Proteins from a genomic interval of Oreochromis aureus strain Israel breed Guangdong linkage group 6, ZZ_aureus, whole genome shotgun sequence:
- the LOC120440651 gene encoding polymeric immunoglobulin receptor-like — translation MWSFQNLLFTVCVALRCVISAVGVIHVTGYVGSEVNVSCSYGQGYESYEKYLCKNNCGSNDDVLITTSNPVKSKYRIHDDKTARIFTTTISDLKSEDAGKYWCGVNRTGTDIYTEVKLELVRDSCCDIVTKIESYEGYSESVSCRYESQYENSLKYICRGNRPSTCLQQALITSDTKQNGRFTLDDDKVLGTFTVNISSLTRNDSGSYLCGVQSNSVSELDVLSAIELEVKEWCCVKSTKINGTVGHPLILQCPYLPQHRDNRKFLCKGDHRNNCTDMVASQSRFALQDNGSSSSFSVTITKMKAADAGTYWCGSDSQWRVGNYTKIHLSAVFLQHTSTLPSTVEMPGKTSTQSTDAGHYVGYTVPPLLLLLMCVFAVIVYKCKHQKAKDNETVMNRNAQNEDALEEVMRVAENNIYESQEVVIYSNKETAELQSAGNDYEDLGEDEPDLENVTTKAIYCKGNFHNAN, via the exons ATGTGGAGCTTTCAAAACCTGCTGTTCACCGTCTGTG TTGCTCTGAGATGTGTGATCAGTGCAGTAGGGGTGATCCATGTGACTGGATATGTGGGGAGTGAGGTTAACGTTTCCTGCTCCTATGGCCAGGGTTACGAGTCTTATGAGAAGTATCTGTGTAAGAACAACTGTGGCAGCAACGATGATGTTCTTATTACAACATCAAATCCAGTGAAAAGCAAATACAGGATCCATGATGACAAAACAGCACGAATCTTCACAACAACCATCTCTGATCTTAAATCTGAGGACGCTGGAAAATACTGGTGTGGGGTGAACAGAACAGGAACAGATATCTACACTGAAGTAAAGCTTGAATTAGTACGAG ACAGCTGCTGTGACATTGTGACCAAAATTGAAAGTTATGAGGGATACTCTGAGTCTGTCAGTTGTCGGTATGAGTCTCAGTACGAGAACAGTCTGAAGTACATCTGCAGAGGAAATCGGCCCTCCACATGTCTGCAGCAGGCACTAATCACCTCTGACACCAAACAAAATGGGCGATTCACACTTGACGATGACAAAGTGTTAGGAACATTCACAGTGAACATTAGCAGTTTGACTCGTAATGATTCAGGATCATACCTCTGTGGTGTCCAGAGTAACTCGGTCTCGGAGCTGGATGTTTTATCTGCTATTGAGCTGGAAGTCAAAG AGTGGTGCTGTGTCAAGTCAACTAAAATAAATGGTACTGTAGGACATCCACTAATTTTGCAGTGCCCTTATCTGCCACAACATCGGGATAACAGGAAGTTCCTCTGTAAGGGAGACCATCGCAACAATTGCACAGACATGGTGGCGAGTCAAAGTAGATTCGCACTACAAGATAATGGTTCTTCCAGCTCTTTCTCAGTGACGATCACAAAGATGAAAGCAGCTGATGCTGGGACATACTGGTGTGGGTCAGACTCACAGTGGAGAGTTGGAAACTACACCAAGATTCATCTTTCAGCTG TCTTTCTCCAGCACACCAGCACTCTACCTTCCACAGTCGAAATGCCTGGAAAAACTTCAACACAAAGTACCG ATGCAGGACACTATGTGGGTTACACTGTTCCCcccctgctgctgctactgatGTGTGTCTTTGCAGTTATAGTTTATAAGTGCAAACATCAGAAAGCAAAAG ACAATGAAACAGTTATGAACAGAAATGCACAGAACGAAGACGCTTTAGAGGAAGTGATGCGTGTGGCAGAAAATAAC ATTTATGAAAGTCAAGAAGTTGTGATATACTCAAATAAGGAGACGGCCGAACTGCAGAGTGCCGGTAATGACTATGAAGATTTAGGTGAAGATGAACCAGACTTAGAAAACGTCACAACTAAAGCAATCTACTGTAAAGGAAATTTCCATAATGCCAATTGA
- the LOC116322251 gene encoding polymeric immunoglobulin receptor-like isoform X2 yields MGILQNLLFTICIALRCMTSAEGVIHVTGYVGSEVNISCSYGQGYESYEKYLCKNKCLINNDVLITTSKSRENKYRIHDDKTARIFTTTITGLLSEDAGKYWCGVTRTGTDIYTEVMLKLVQDSCCDTVTKIESYEGYSESVSCPYESQYQNNLKYICRGNRPSACLQEALITSDTKQNGRFRLDDDKVLFTVNGTFTVNMSSLTHNDSGSYLCGVQRNSDLDVFSAVELKVKEWCCVKSIKIKGTVGQPLTLQCPYPPQHLDKGKFLCKGEHRTNCKDITSQSRFKLEGNGSSSSFSVVITKLEEADAGTYWCGSDSERRPGNYTKIQLSVVFLQHTSTLPSTVETLGKMSTQSNPIKNAGHYVVYTVPPLLLLLMCVFAVIVYKCKHQKAKEDEVVMNKNAQNEDALVEVTDAAKNNIYGNQEVVMCKEETSIQQR; encoded by the exons atgGGGATCCTTCAAAACCTGCTGTTCACCATCTGCA TTGCTCTGAGGTGTATGACCAGTGCAGAAGGGGTGATCCATGTGACTGGATACGTGGGGAGTGAGGTTAACATTTCCTGCTCCTATGGCCAGGGTTATGAGTCTTATGAGAAGTATCTGTGTAAGAACAAATGTTTAATCAACAATGATGTTCTTATTACAACATCGAAATCAAGggaaaataaatacaggatCCATGATGACAAAACAGCACGAATCTTCACAACAACCATCACTGGTCTTCTTTCTGAAGATGCTGGGAAATACTGGTGTGGGGTGACCAGAACTGGAACAGATATCTACACTGAAGTTATGCTGAAGTTAGTGCaag ACAGCTGCTGTGACACTGTGACCAAAATTGAAAGTTATGAGGGATACTCTGAGTCTGTCAGTTGTCCATACGAGTCTCAGTACCAGAACAACCTGAAGTACATCTGCAGAGGAAATCGGCCCTCCGCATGTCTGCAGGAGGCACTGATCACCTCTGACACCAAACAAAATGGACGATTCAGACTTGATGATGACAAAGTGTTGTTTACTGTGAATGGAACATTCACAGTAAACATGAGCAGTTTGACTCATAATGATTCAGGGTCATACCTTTGTGGTGTCCAAAGAAACTCTGACCTGGATGTTTTCTCTGCTGTTGAGCTGAAGGTCAAAG AGTGGTGCTGTGTCAAgtcaattaaaataaaaggtACTGTTGGACAGCCTCTAACTTTGCAGTGCCCTTATCCTCCACAACATCTGGACAAAGGGAAGTTCCTCTGCAAGGGAGAGCACCGCACCAACTGCAAAGACATAACCAGTCAAAGCAGGTTCAAACTTGAAGGTAATGGTTCTTCCAGCTCTTTCTCTGTGGTGATCACAAAGTTGGAAGAAGCAGATGCTGGGACATACTGGTGTGGGTCAGACTCAGAGAGGAGGCCTGGAAACTACACCAAGATTCAGCTTTCAGTTG TCTTTCTCCAGCACACCAGCACTCTACCTTCTACAGTGGAAACGCTTGGAAAAATGTCAACACAAAGTAATCCTATTAAAA aTGCAGGACACTATGTGGTTTACACGGTTCCTcccctgctgctgctactgatgtgtgtttttgcagTTATAGTTTATAAGTGCAAACATCAGAAAGCAAAAG AAGATGAAgttgtcatgaacaaaaatgcaCAGAACGAAGACGCTTTAGTGGAAGTGACAGATGCAGCAAAAAATAAC ATTTATGGAAATCAAGAAGTTGTGATGTGTAAGGAGGAGACGTCCATACAACAGAGATGA
- the LOC116322251 gene encoding polymeric immunoglobulin receptor-like isoform X3 has translation MGILQNLLFTICIALRCMTSAEGVIHVTGYVGSEVNISCSYGQGYESYEKYLCKNKCLINNDVLITTSKSRENKYRIHDDKTARIFTTTITGLLSEDAGKYWCGVTRTGTDIYTEVMLKLVQDSCCDTVTKIESYEGYSESVSCPYESQYQNNLKYICRGNRPSACLQEALITSDTKQNGRFRLDDDKVLFTVNGTFTVNMSSLTHNDSGSYLCGVQRNSDLDVFSAVELKVKEWCCVKSIKIKGTVGQPLTLQCPYPPQHLDKGKFLCKGEHRTNCKDITSQSRFKLEGNGSSSSFSVVITKLEEADAGTYWCGSDSERRPGNYTKIQLSVVFLQHTSTLPSTVETLGKMSTQNAGHYVVYTVPPLLLLLMCVFAVIVYKCKHQKAKEDEVVMNKNAQNEDALVEVTDAAKNNIYGNQEVVMCKEETSIQQR, from the exons atgGGGATCCTTCAAAACCTGCTGTTCACCATCTGCA TTGCTCTGAGGTGTATGACCAGTGCAGAAGGGGTGATCCATGTGACTGGATACGTGGGGAGTGAGGTTAACATTTCCTGCTCCTATGGCCAGGGTTATGAGTCTTATGAGAAGTATCTGTGTAAGAACAAATGTTTAATCAACAATGATGTTCTTATTACAACATCGAAATCAAGggaaaataaatacaggatCCATGATGACAAAACAGCACGAATCTTCACAACAACCATCACTGGTCTTCTTTCTGAAGATGCTGGGAAATACTGGTGTGGGGTGACCAGAACTGGAACAGATATCTACACTGAAGTTATGCTGAAGTTAGTGCaag ACAGCTGCTGTGACACTGTGACCAAAATTGAAAGTTATGAGGGATACTCTGAGTCTGTCAGTTGTCCATACGAGTCTCAGTACCAGAACAACCTGAAGTACATCTGCAGAGGAAATCGGCCCTCCGCATGTCTGCAGGAGGCACTGATCACCTCTGACACCAAACAAAATGGACGATTCAGACTTGATGATGACAAAGTGTTGTTTACTGTGAATGGAACATTCACAGTAAACATGAGCAGTTTGACTCATAATGATTCAGGGTCATACCTTTGTGGTGTCCAAAGAAACTCTGACCTGGATGTTTTCTCTGCTGTTGAGCTGAAGGTCAAAG AGTGGTGCTGTGTCAAgtcaattaaaataaaaggtACTGTTGGACAGCCTCTAACTTTGCAGTGCCCTTATCCTCCACAACATCTGGACAAAGGGAAGTTCCTCTGCAAGGGAGAGCACCGCACCAACTGCAAAGACATAACCAGTCAAAGCAGGTTCAAACTTGAAGGTAATGGTTCTTCCAGCTCTTTCTCTGTGGTGATCACAAAGTTGGAAGAAGCAGATGCTGGGACATACTGGTGTGGGTCAGACTCAGAGAGGAGGCCTGGAAACTACACCAAGATTCAGCTTTCAGTTG TCTTTCTCCAGCACACCAGCACTCTACCTTCTACAGTGGAAACGCTTGGAAAAATGTCAACACAAA aTGCAGGACACTATGTGGTTTACACGGTTCCTcccctgctgctgctactgatgtgtgtttttgcagTTATAGTTTATAAGTGCAAACATCAGAAAGCAAAAG AAGATGAAgttgtcatgaacaaaaatgcaCAGAACGAAGACGCTTTAGTGGAAGTGACAGATGCAGCAAAAAATAAC ATTTATGGAAATCAAGAAGTTGTGATGTGTAAGGAGGAGACGTCCATACAACAGAGATGA